The following proteins come from a genomic window of Polyodon spathula isolate WHYD16114869_AA chromosome 44, ASM1765450v1, whole genome shotgun sequence:
- the LOC121305715 gene encoding phospholipid scramblase 2-like encodes MSGPGYPPLNQPPYPVPQPGGYSVPPYPMAQPGYGDPSQPAPPPGFSVYPQPGGYQPVPIAQPVGYQPLPTQSYQPGPLSPPHGYQPAPTNPGPSPAHDPHNQVTPYSAVPTGVPPGLEYLAQIDQILVHQKVELLEAFIGFETNNKYEIKNSVGQKIYMATEKNDCCNRNCCGSLRHFNMKITDNSDHEVIHLVRPYKCASCWCPCCLQELEVQAPRGTTIGYVVQTWHPFLPKFSIQNASRETVLRVVGPCFASNCCGDINFELKMKDEGASVGRISKQWSGLLKEVFTDTDNFGIQFPLDLDVKVKAVLLGACFLIDFMFFEKTGEVSQRNTVLS; translated from the exons ATGTCTGGCCCTG GTTACCCACCTCTGAACCAGCCTCCCTACCCGGTCCCACAGCCCGGGGGATACTCTGTGCCCCCCTACCCCATGGCTCAGCCCGGATATGGAGATCCTAGCCAGCCCGCACCCCCTCCAGGATTCAGCGTCTACCCTCAGCCCGGGGGATACCAGCCTGTCCCTATTGCACAGCCCGTGGGCTACCAGCCTCTCCCAACCCAGAGCTACCAGCCAGGTCCGCTGAGCCCCCCCCACGGGTACCAGCCTGCCCCCACCAATCCCGGGCCCTCCCCGGCACACGATCCCCACAACCAGGTCACCCCTTACTCCGCTGTGCCCACCGGAGTGCCCCCGGGGCTGGAGTACCTCGCACAG ATCGATCAGATCCTGGTTCACCAGAAGGTTGAACTCCTTGAAG cCTTCATCGGCTTCGAGACCAACAACAAGTACGAGATCAAGAACAGCGTGGGCCAGAAGATCTACATGGCCACGGAGAAGAACGATTGCTGCAACAGGAACTGCTGCGGCTCCCTGCGTCACTTCAACATGAAGATCACCGACAACAGCGACCACGAGGTCATCCACCTGGTGCGACCCTACAAGTGTGCCAGCTGCTGGTGCCCCTGCTGCTTGCAAGAG TTGGAGGTGCAGGCTCCGCGGGGCACGACGATCGGCTATGTGGTTCAGACGTGGCACCCCTTCCTGCCCAAATTCTCCATTCAGAACGCCTCGAGGGAGACCGTCCTGAGGGTGGTGGGGCCCTGCTTCGCCAGCAACTGCTGTGGAGACATCAACTTCGAG TTGAAGATGAAGGACGAAGGTGCCAGTGTGGGTCGAATCAGTAAGCAGTGGAGCGGGCTGCTGAAGGAGGTCTTCACCGACACGGATAATTTCGGGATTCAGTTCCCTTTGGATCTGGATGTGAAGGTGAAGGCAGTGCTGCTTGGGGCCTGCTTCCTCATC GATTTCATGTTCTTCGAGAAGACTGGAGAGGTGTCCCAGCGCAACACCGTCCTCTCCTGA
- the LOC121305695 gene encoding lipoma-preferred partner homolog isoform X2, translated as MSGPTWLSPRTLGSPERSGVSASGPPTYKPPKKVAVVTKYGVYDQNGGPGVGVATRYQATGPTGGMPSPHVRAEDSGTDGFHPFSPVSGDHYYPSPPAAKEERASWTIPVTFDLQQPGSHPSNIDAEIDSLTSMLADMESNPLYPRTPRAQPGDLYRPTAPPSGQPTPAPSYHHPPQNQQALSQHQPHYATAPVTYSSPPVSSYTPSPNAQPYTPSPAQKSYTHPSQGSKPYPQPVPASYTTASTPPSPRFSVQVQTAQPVRSYSQTGRPAEQAYAPPSPRQHPEPPYREQAPYPDSGLGWYPAPPLPSEAASSLPDASNRGYRGFGAAPPGPRPHQPSAGGPKRSQETVPPAATPQTAGYLPNKGPEDELDRLTKKLVYDMNHPPSDQYFGRCARCGDNVLGDGTGCIAMDQVFHVECFTCITCWLRLKGQPFYAFEKKSYCENCYISTLERCSKCSQPILDRILRAMGKAYHPHCFTCVVCSRCLDGVPFTVDTTSQVHCIEDFHRTAARCCLRGERGAAVTLSMDTSCARAAVPGESRTCLPKYPPTANGTLDPAACAHPTATSNRASTYLQCKWSRGLG; from the exons ATGTCTGGTCCCACCTGGCTGTCTCCGAGGACTCTGGGTAGTCCTGAACGGTCAGGTGTTTCTGCCTCCGGCCCACCCACCTACAAACCGCCCAAGAAGGTCGCCGTAGTAACCAAATACGGGGTCTACGACCAGAACGGGGGACCTGGCGTTGGCGTGGCAACCAGATACCAGGCAACGGGGCCTACAG GTGGAATGCCGTCGCCACACGTCCGTGCAGAGGATTCTGGGACAGATGGCTTCCACCCCTTCTCCCCAGTGTCGGGGGATCACTATTACCCATCACCCCCTGCAGCAAAGGAGGAGCGGGCTTCCTGGACAATCCCAGTGACTTTTGACCTTCAG CAGCCCGGATCCCACCCCTCCAACATCGACGCGGAGATCGACTCTCTGACCAGCATGCTAGCGGACATGGAGAGCAACCCACTGTACCCCCGTACCCCACGGGCGCAG CCAGGCGACCTCTACAGACCCACAGCGCCACCTAGTGGCCAGCCCACACCAGCCCCCAGCTACCACCACCCCCCCCAGAACCAACAAGCCCTCTCCCAACACCAACCCCACTACGCCACCGCGCCCGTGACCTATAGCAGCCCTCCAGTCTCCTCCTACACCCCCTCTCCCAACGCCCAGCCCTATACCCCCTCCCCTGCCCAGAAGAGTTACACCCACCCCTCCCAGGGCTCCAAGCCCTACCCCCAGCCAGTGCCAGCCTCCTACACCACAGCCTCCACCCCCCCCAGCCCCAGGTTCAGCGTCCAGGTCCAAACCGCCCAGCCAGTCAGGAGCTATTCCCAAACGGGACGGCCGGCAGAGCAAGCCTACGCCCCGCCTTCACCCCGGCAGCACCCCGAACCCCCCTACAGGGAGCAAGCCCCCTATCCCGACTCGGGACTGGGCTGGTACCCCGCTCCTCCGCTCCCCTCGGAGGCTGCCAGCTCCCTGCCGGACGCTTCTAATCGAGGGTACCGGGGTTTCGGGGCTGCCCCCCCAGGACCCAGACCCCACCAGCCCAGCGCTGGGGGGCCAAAGAGGAGCCAGGAGACCGTCCCGCCAGCAGCCACCCCCCAGACTGCGGGGTACCTCCCAAACAAG GGTCCAGAGGACGAGCTTGACCGCCTGACCAAGAAACTGGTGTACGACATGAACCACCCCCCTAGCGACCAGTACTTTG gacgCTGCGCGCGCTGCGGGGACAATGTCCTGGGGGACGGGACGGGTTGCATCGCCATGGACCAGGTGTTCCATGTGGAGTGCTTCACCTGCATCACCTGCTGGCTTCGCCTGAAAGGACAGCCTTTCTACGCCTTCGAGAAGAAATCCTACTGCGAGAACTGCTACAtt AGCACGCTGGAGCGCTGTTCCAAGTGCTCCCAGCCCATCCTGGACCGGATCCTGAGAGCGATGGGGAAGGCCTACCACCCTCACTGCTTCACCTGCGTGGTGTGCAGCCGCTGCCTGGACGGGGTGCCTTTCACTGTGGATACCACCTCCCAGGTCCACTGCATCGAGGACTTCCACAG GACTGCGGCTCGCTGCTGTCTTCGGGGGGAGAGGGGCGCGGCTGTTACCCTCTCGATGGACACATCCTGTGCAAGGGCTGCAGTGCCCGGAGAATCCAGGACTTGTCTGCCAAAATATCCACCGACTGCTAACGGGACCCTGGACCCTGCAGCCTGTGCGCACCCCACGGCCACTTCTAACAGGGCGAGT ACATATTTGCAGTGCAAATGGAGCAGAGGACTGGGCTGA
- the sst5 gene encoding somatostatin-1, translated as MMLCSQLQVLLMAVSVSGLLARASGALQSDRLTELLRTDLPEEKEELSRLLLLKMFSDLLKPENDILPAEDSGIREDETRQLPAPQRERKAGCKNFFWKTFTSC; from the exons ATGATGCTGTGTTCTCAGCTGCAGGTTCTGCTGATGGCTGTGTCCGTGTCAGGGCTGCTGGCCCGGGCTAGTGGAGCCCTGCAGAGCGACAGGTTGACCGAGCTACTGAGGACTGACTTGCCCGAGGAAAAAGAG GAGCTCTCCCGGCTCTTGCTTCTGAAAATGTTTTCGGATCTCCTGAAGCCAGAGAACGACATCCTCCCTGCCGAGGACTCTGGGATACGAGAGGACGAGACGCGGCAGCTCCCAGCCCCCCAGCGCGAGCGCAAAGCCGGCTGCAAGAACTTCTTCTGGAAGACGTTCACGTCATGTTAA
- the LOC121305695 gene encoding thyroid receptor-interacting protein 6-like isoform X1, translating to MSGPTWLSPRTLGSPERSGVSASGPPTYKPPKKVAVVTKYGVYDQNGGPGVGVATRYQATGPTGGMPSPHVRAEDSGTDGFHPFSPVSGDHYYPSPPAAKEERASWTIPVTFDLQQPGSHPSNIDAEIDSLTSMLADMESNPLYPRTPRAQPGDLYRPTAPPSGQPTPAPSYHHPPQNQQALSQHQPHYATAPVTYSSPPVSSYTPSPNAQPYTPSPAQKSYTHPSQGSKPYPQPVPASYTTASTPPSPRFSVQVQTAQPVRSYSQTGRPAEQAYAPPSPRQHPEPPYREQAPYPDSGLGWYPAPPLPSEAASSLPDASNRGYRGFGAAPPGPRPHQPSAGGPKRSQETVPPAATPQTAGYLPNKGPEDELDRLTKKLVYDMNHPPSDQYFGRCARCGDNVLGDGTGCIAMDQVFHVECFTCITCWLRLKGQPFYAFEKKSYCENCYISTLERCSKCSQPILDRILRAMGKAYHPHCFTCVVCSRCLDGVPFTVDTTSQVHCIEDFHRKFAPRCSACGDAIMPERGQEETVRIVALDRSFHVNCYMCEDCGSLLSSGGEGRGCYPLDGHILCKGCSARRIQDLSAKISTDC from the exons ATGTCTGGTCCCACCTGGCTGTCTCCGAGGACTCTGGGTAGTCCTGAACGGTCAGGTGTTTCTGCCTCCGGCCCACCCACCTACAAACCGCCCAAGAAGGTCGCCGTAGTAACCAAATACGGGGTCTACGACCAGAACGGGGGACCTGGCGTTGGCGTGGCAACCAGATACCAGGCAACGGGGCCTACAG GTGGAATGCCGTCGCCACACGTCCGTGCAGAGGATTCTGGGACAGATGGCTTCCACCCCTTCTCCCCAGTGTCGGGGGATCACTATTACCCATCACCCCCTGCAGCAAAGGAGGAGCGGGCTTCCTGGACAATCCCAGTGACTTTTGACCTTCAG CAGCCCGGATCCCACCCCTCCAACATCGACGCGGAGATCGACTCTCTGACCAGCATGCTAGCGGACATGGAGAGCAACCCACTGTACCCCCGTACCCCACGGGCGCAG CCAGGCGACCTCTACAGACCCACAGCGCCACCTAGTGGCCAGCCCACACCAGCCCCCAGCTACCACCACCCCCCCCAGAACCAACAAGCCCTCTCCCAACACCAACCCCACTACGCCACCGCGCCCGTGACCTATAGCAGCCCTCCAGTCTCCTCCTACACCCCCTCTCCCAACGCCCAGCCCTATACCCCCTCCCCTGCCCAGAAGAGTTACACCCACCCCTCCCAGGGCTCCAAGCCCTACCCCCAGCCAGTGCCAGCCTCCTACACCACAGCCTCCACCCCCCCCAGCCCCAGGTTCAGCGTCCAGGTCCAAACCGCCCAGCCAGTCAGGAGCTATTCCCAAACGGGACGGCCGGCAGAGCAAGCCTACGCCCCGCCTTCACCCCGGCAGCACCCCGAACCCCCCTACAGGGAGCAAGCCCCCTATCCCGACTCGGGACTGGGCTGGTACCCCGCTCCTCCGCTCCCCTCGGAGGCTGCCAGCTCCCTGCCGGACGCTTCTAATCGAGGGTACCGGGGTTTCGGGGCTGCCCCCCCAGGACCCAGACCCCACCAGCCCAGCGCTGGGGGGCCAAAGAGGAGCCAGGAGACCGTCCCGCCAGCAGCCACCCCCCAGACTGCGGGGTACCTCCCAAACAAG GGTCCAGAGGACGAGCTTGACCGCCTGACCAAGAAACTGGTGTACGACATGAACCACCCCCCTAGCGACCAGTACTTTG gacgCTGCGCGCGCTGCGGGGACAATGTCCTGGGGGACGGGACGGGTTGCATCGCCATGGACCAGGTGTTCCATGTGGAGTGCTTCACCTGCATCACCTGCTGGCTTCGCCTGAAAGGACAGCCTTTCTACGCCTTCGAGAAGAAATCCTACTGCGAGAACTGCTACAtt AGCACGCTGGAGCGCTGTTCCAAGTGCTCCCAGCCCATCCTGGACCGGATCCTGAGAGCGATGGGGAAGGCCTACCACCCTCACTGCTTCACCTGCGTGGTGTGCAGCCGCTGCCTGGACGGGGTGCCTTTCACTGTGGATACCACCTCCCAGGTCCACTGCATCGAGGACTTCCACAG GAAGTTCGCCCCGCGCTGCTCTGCGTGTGGTGACGCCATCATGCCGGAGCGCGGCCAGGAGGAGACGGTGAGGATCGTGGCTCTGGACCGCAGCTTCCATGTGAACTGCTACATGTGTGAG GACTGCGGCTCGCTGCTGTCTTCGGGGGGAGAGGGGCGCGGCTGTTACCCTCTCGATGGACACATCCTGTGCAAGGGCTGCAGTGCCCGGAGAATCCAGGACTTGTCTGCCAAAATATCCACCGACTGCTAA
- the LOC121305695 gene encoding thyroid receptor-interacting protein 6-like isoform X3 gives MPSPHVRAEDSGTDGFHPFSPVSGDHYYPSPPAAKEERASWTIPVTFDLQQPGSHPSNIDAEIDSLTSMLADMESNPLYPRTPRAQPGDLYRPTAPPSGQPTPAPSYHHPPQNQQALSQHQPHYATAPVTYSSPPVSSYTPSPNAQPYTPSPAQKSYTHPSQGSKPYPQPVPASYTTASTPPSPRFSVQVQTAQPVRSYSQTGRPAEQAYAPPSPRQHPEPPYREQAPYPDSGLGWYPAPPLPSEAASSLPDASNRGYRGFGAAPPGPRPHQPSAGGPKRSQETVPPAATPQTAGYLPNKGPEDELDRLTKKLVYDMNHPPSDQYFGRCARCGDNVLGDGTGCIAMDQVFHVECFTCITCWLRLKGQPFYAFEKKSYCENCYISTLERCSKCSQPILDRILRAMGKAYHPHCFTCVVCSRCLDGVPFTVDTTSQVHCIEDFHRKFAPRCSACGDAIMPERGQEETVRIVALDRSFHVNCYMCEDCGSLLSSGGEGRGCYPLDGHILCKGCSARRIQDLSAKISTDC, from the exons ATGCCGTCGCCACACGTCCGTGCAGAGGATTCTGGGACAGATGGCTTCCACCCCTTCTCCCCAGTGTCGGGGGATCACTATTACCCATCACCCCCTGCAGCAAAGGAGGAGCGGGCTTCCTGGACAATCCCAGTGACTTTTGACCTTCAG CAGCCCGGATCCCACCCCTCCAACATCGACGCGGAGATCGACTCTCTGACCAGCATGCTAGCGGACATGGAGAGCAACCCACTGTACCCCCGTACCCCACGGGCGCAG CCAGGCGACCTCTACAGACCCACAGCGCCACCTAGTGGCCAGCCCACACCAGCCCCCAGCTACCACCACCCCCCCCAGAACCAACAAGCCCTCTCCCAACACCAACCCCACTACGCCACCGCGCCCGTGACCTATAGCAGCCCTCCAGTCTCCTCCTACACCCCCTCTCCCAACGCCCAGCCCTATACCCCCTCCCCTGCCCAGAAGAGTTACACCCACCCCTCCCAGGGCTCCAAGCCCTACCCCCAGCCAGTGCCAGCCTCCTACACCACAGCCTCCACCCCCCCCAGCCCCAGGTTCAGCGTCCAGGTCCAAACCGCCCAGCCAGTCAGGAGCTATTCCCAAACGGGACGGCCGGCAGAGCAAGCCTACGCCCCGCCTTCACCCCGGCAGCACCCCGAACCCCCCTACAGGGAGCAAGCCCCCTATCCCGACTCGGGACTGGGCTGGTACCCCGCTCCTCCGCTCCCCTCGGAGGCTGCCAGCTCCCTGCCGGACGCTTCTAATCGAGGGTACCGGGGTTTCGGGGCTGCCCCCCCAGGACCCAGACCCCACCAGCCCAGCGCTGGGGGGCCAAAGAGGAGCCAGGAGACCGTCCCGCCAGCAGCCACCCCCCAGACTGCGGGGTACCTCCCAAACAAG GGTCCAGAGGACGAGCTTGACCGCCTGACCAAGAAACTGGTGTACGACATGAACCACCCCCCTAGCGACCAGTACTTTG gacgCTGCGCGCGCTGCGGGGACAATGTCCTGGGGGACGGGACGGGTTGCATCGCCATGGACCAGGTGTTCCATGTGGAGTGCTTCACCTGCATCACCTGCTGGCTTCGCCTGAAAGGACAGCCTTTCTACGCCTTCGAGAAGAAATCCTACTGCGAGAACTGCTACAtt AGCACGCTGGAGCGCTGTTCCAAGTGCTCCCAGCCCATCCTGGACCGGATCCTGAGAGCGATGGGGAAGGCCTACCACCCTCACTGCTTCACCTGCGTGGTGTGCAGCCGCTGCCTGGACGGGGTGCCTTTCACTGTGGATACCACCTCCCAGGTCCACTGCATCGAGGACTTCCACAG GAAGTTCGCCCCGCGCTGCTCTGCGTGTGGTGACGCCATCATGCCGGAGCGCGGCCAGGAGGAGACGGTGAGGATCGTGGCTCTGGACCGCAGCTTCCATGTGAACTGCTACATGTGTGAG GACTGCGGCTCGCTGCTGTCTTCGGGGGGAGAGGGGCGCGGCTGTTACCCTCTCGATGGACACATCCTGTGCAAGGGCTGCAGTGCCCGGAGAATCCAGGACTTGTCTGCCAAAATATCCACCGACTGCTAA
- the LOC121305685 gene encoding cellular tumor antigen p53-like, which yields MPEEISSSNVGVLFGGPAPAQQHPLPSVSETATATTASTVPSTTDYPGELGFELRFQQSSTAKSVTCTYSPSLNKLFCQLAKTCPVQIHVTAPPPPGAVVRATAVYKKSEHVAEVVRRCPHHERTSENNEGPVPPGHLIRIEGNQLAQYHEDQWTRRQSVLVPYEPPQLGSSCTTVLYNYMCNSSCMGGMNRRPILTIVTLETSDGLLLGRRCFEVRVCACPGRDLKSEEENSRKQLEKAGSKASAGSTKRSIKEVTLPAPGSSKRIRTSAGSDEEVFTLQVHGRERYEMLRRINESLELKDLVPQSEQEKYRERLHRNSSRKEREGLAPKRGKKLLVKEDKSDSD from the exons ATGCCAGAG GAGATTAGCAGCAGCAACGTGGGGGTGCTGTTCGGGGGTCCCGCCCCTGCGCAACAGCACCCCCTGCCTTCTGTCTCGGAGACCGCGACCGCGACCACCGCCTCCACCGTCCCCTCCACCACGGACTACCCCGGGGAGCTGGGGTTCGAGCTACGCTTCCAGCAGTCCAGCACAGCCAAGTCTGTCACCTGCACG TACTCTCCGAGCCTCAATAAACTGTTCTGCCAGCTCGCCAAGACCTGCCCGGTCCAGATACACGTGACTGCCCCTCCTCCCCCTGGCGCGGTGGTCCGAGCCACGGCCGTCTACAAGAAATCGGAGCACGTGGCCGAGGTGGTGAGGCGCTGCCCGCACCACGAGCGCACCTCCGAAAACAACGAAG GCCCTGTCCCGCCCGGGCATCTGATCCGGATCGAGGGGAACCAGCTGGCTCAGTACCACGAGGACCAGTGGACCAGGAGGCAGAGCGTCCTCGTGCCTTACGAGCCGCCCCAG ctggGCTCGTCCTGCACCACAGTGCTCTACAACTACATGTGCAACAGCAGCTGCATGGGCGGAATGAATCGCCGGCCCATTCTCACCATCGTTACCCTGGAGACCAGCGA TGGTCTGCTGTTGGGGCGTCGCTGTTTCGAGGTGCGCGTGTGCGCCTGTCCCGGCCGGGATCTGAAGAGCGAAGAGGAGAACAGTCGGAAGCAGCTGGAGAAAGCCGGCAGCAAGGCCAGTGCAGGGAGCACCAAGCGCA GTATTAAGGAGGTCACCCTGCCTGCCCCCGGGTCAAGCAAGAGGATCAGGACCAGCGCCGGCTCTGACGAGGAAGTCTTCACTCTGCAG GTCCACGGCAGGGAACGCTATGAGATGTTGAGACGCATCAATGAAAGCCTGGAGCTGAAAGACCTGGTTCCCCAGAGCGAGCAGGAGAAGTACAGAGAGAGGCT GCATAGAAACAGCAGCCGCAAGGAGAGGGAGGGCCTGGCGCCCAAGAGAGGGAAGAAGCTGCTCGTCAAGGAAGACAAGAGCGATTCCGATTAA